One window from the genome of Pseudomonas fluorescens encodes:
- a CDS encoding FKBP-type peptidyl-prolyl cis-trans isomerase, with protein sequence MNEELQIIDLHQGDGKSVVKGALITTQYRGTLEDGTEFDSSYSRGKPFQCVIGTGRVIKGWDLGLMGMQVGGKRKLLVPAHLAYGERSMGAHIKPNANLIFEIELLEVLTRDD encoded by the coding sequence ATGAATGAAGAACTGCAAATCATCGACCTGCACCAGGGCGACGGCAAAAGCGTAGTCAAAGGTGCGCTGATCACCACCCAATACCGCGGCACCCTCGAAGACGGCACCGAATTCGATTCGTCCTACAGTCGCGGCAAGCCCTTCCAATGCGTGATCGGCACCGGTCGTGTCATCAAGGGCTGGGACCTGGGCCTGATGGGCATGCAAGTCGGTGGCAAGCGCAAGTTGCTGGTGCCGGCCCACCTGGCCTACGGTGAACGGTCCATGGGCGCCCACATCAAGCCCAACGCCAACCTGATCTTTGAAATCGAGTTGCTGGAAGTGCTGACCCGGGACGATTGA
- a CDS encoding ArsR/SmtB family transcription factor: MNAERHDVGVSQVAAAIAEPARTRMLCALMDGHARTSTELASIAEVSASTASAHLAKLKDLALVRLHVQGRHRYYSLADPRVAQALEALMVIGQNAAPTFTPRTPDRLQFARTCYDHMAGTLAVRLHDRMIEAGWLEAVQGQDYRLSESGEALFEGFGIDVQSLATRRRRFACPCLDWSMRRSHLGGALGAAWLQLAIKRKWLVQDLDSRALGLTASGRRELARRFGVSVEIDGKPTGAIANKLSPTVGQRRTQG, from the coding sequence ATGAACGCAGAACGTCATGACGTAGGCGTGTCTCAAGTGGCCGCAGCGATTGCCGAGCCGGCCCGTACCCGAATGCTCTGCGCCTTGATGGATGGCCATGCCCGCACCAGCACCGAATTGGCGAGCATCGCCGAGGTCAGCGCCTCGACCGCCAGCGCCCACCTGGCGAAACTCAAGGACCTGGCCTTGGTGCGCCTGCATGTCCAGGGCCGGCATCGCTATTACAGCCTGGCGGACCCACGCGTCGCCCAGGCCCTCGAAGCACTGATGGTGATCGGCCAGAACGCCGCGCCGACCTTCACGCCACGCACACCGGATCGCCTGCAATTCGCCCGCACCTGCTACGACCACATGGCTGGCACCCTGGCGGTGCGGCTGCATGATCGGATGATCGAGGCCGGATGGTTGGAGGCGGTGCAAGGCCAGGACTATCGCCTGAGTGAGTCCGGCGAGGCGTTGTTCGAGGGCTTTGGCATCGACGTCCAATCACTCGCCACGCGACGGCGCCGATTCGCCTGCCCGTGCCTGGACTGGAGCATGCGCCGTTCGCACCTGGGCGGCGCACTGGGGGCGGCCTGGCTGCAGTTGGCGATCAAGCGCAAATGGCTGGTCCAGGACCTGGATAGCCGGGCCCTGGGGTTGACGGCCAGTGGGCGCCGGGAGCTGGCGCGGCGGTTTGGGGTCAGTGTCGAAATCGACGGCAAACCCACTGGCGCTATCGCGAACAAGCTCTCTCCCACAGTGGGCCAGCGCCGAACACAAGGTTGA
- a CDS encoding AraC family transcriptional regulator translates to MQPPAQHLKMPPFDAALPSPIFFRSACMPAHATYPRHRHAWGEFVYSYSGVMEIEIAQHHYLAPPQYGIWLPPDMEHVGFNRHEACHCSLYLAAELCAALPAVPCALTLSPLIRALLEELRNEPPSQPQTPEQQRLLQVLVDKLTQAPHAGSYLPSSDDPLLGPVLRALEANPSDPRSLPQLARAANTTERTLMRRAQRDLGMSLVEWRQRLKVIEALALLERGQSVETIGLDLGYSSASAFISMFRKMMGTTPDEYRRRHMA, encoded by the coding sequence ATGCAGCCTCCAGCCCAACATCTGAAAATGCCTCCGTTCGACGCGGCCCTGCCCTCGCCGATTTTCTTTCGCAGCGCCTGCATGCCGGCCCACGCCACTTACCCCCGGCATCGACATGCCTGGGGTGAGTTCGTCTACTCCTACAGTGGAGTGATGGAAATCGAGATCGCCCAGCACCATTACCTCGCGCCACCGCAGTACGGCATCTGGCTGCCGCCGGACATGGAACACGTTGGGTTCAATCGGCATGAGGCCTGTCATTGTTCGTTGTACTTGGCGGCCGAACTGTGCGCTGCGCTGCCGGCCGTCCCCTGCGCGCTGACCTTGAGCCCACTGATCCGCGCGTTGCTGGAAGAGCTGCGCAACGAACCGCCGAGCCAACCGCAGACACCCGAGCAGCAGCGCTTGTTGCAAGTGCTGGTGGACAAGCTGACTCAGGCGCCCCATGCCGGTAGCTACCTGCCCTCCTCGGATGATCCACTGCTGGGCCCTGTATTGCGGGCCCTGGAGGCGAATCCCAGCGACCCGCGCTCCTTGCCGCAACTGGCCCGCGCCGCCAACACCACCGAACGCACGCTGATGCGCCGGGCCCAACGGGACCTGGGCATGTCCCTGGTGGAGTGGCGCCAGCGCCTGAAAGTCATCGAGGCCCTGGCCCTGCTCGAACGTGGCCAGAGCGTGGAAACCATTGGCCTGGACCTGGGCTACAGCAGCGCCTCGGCGTTCATCAGCATGTTTCGCAAAATGATGGGCACCACGCCGGATGAGTATCGACGCAGGCATATGGCTTGA
- a CDS encoding DMT family transporter, whose protein sequence is MTTRRALDGQVSALMTGLCAIWGFQQVAIKASAADMAPMLQLGVRSAIAAVLVWLLVLARGERLSLADGSWRPGLLVGLLFALEFVMVGEGLRHTTASHMVIFLYTAPMFAALGLHWKLPSERLKPAQWLGIAVAFGGIVVAFSGGSGAANGSSLLGDGMGLLAGALWGATTVTVRCSRLTDVPASQTLLYQLVGAGVLLIGMSVALAQTTINPTPQLIASLAFQVLLVSFASFLIWFSLLRRYLASQLGVLSFMTPLFGIGFGVWLLDEPLEPNFIVGAVLVLGGILLVSGYGWFHQRWGRWLVLRRG, encoded by the coding sequence ATGACCACCCGCCGCGCCCTGGATGGCCAGGTCAGTGCCCTGATGACTGGACTCTGTGCCATCTGGGGTTTCCAGCAAGTCGCGATCAAGGCCAGTGCCGCCGACATGGCGCCGATGCTGCAACTGGGCGTGCGCTCGGCCATTGCCGCGGTACTGGTCTGGCTATTGGTGCTGGCGCGGGGTGAACGCCTGTCCCTGGCCGATGGCAGTTGGCGTCCAGGCCTGTTGGTGGGGTTGTTGTTTGCCCTGGAGTTCGTGATGGTGGGCGAAGGCCTGCGTCATACGACGGCTTCGCACATGGTGATTTTCCTGTATACCGCCCCGATGTTCGCCGCCCTCGGTTTGCACTGGAAACTGCCGAGCGAACGCCTCAAGCCGGCGCAATGGCTGGGCATCGCGGTTGCCTTCGGCGGGATCGTGGTGGCCTTCAGTGGCGGCTCGGGGGCGGCGAACGGCAGCTCGTTGCTCGGTGACGGCATGGGTTTGCTGGCCGGCGCGCTGTGGGGCGCAACCACGGTGACGGTACGCTGTTCGCGGCTGACCGACGTGCCAGCCAGCCAGACACTGCTGTATCAACTGGTGGGCGCCGGGGTGCTGCTGATCGGGATGTCCGTGGCGTTGGCGCAAACGACGATCAACCCCACGCCGCAACTCATTGCCAGTCTGGCGTTCCAGGTGTTGCTGGTGTCCTTCGCCAGTTTCCTGATCTGGTTCTCGCTGCTGCGCCGTTACCTCGCCTCGCAATTGGGCGTGCTGTCGTTCATGACGCCGCTGTTTGGCATCGGTTTTGGTGTCTGGTTGCTGGACGAGCCGCTGGAGCCGAACTTTATCGTTGGCGCGGTCCTGGTGCTGGGCGGGATCTTGCTGGTCAGCGGTTACGGCTGGTTTCACCAGCGCTGGGGGCGATGGTTGGTATTGCGGCGGGGGTAG
- a CDS encoding branched-chain amino acid aminotransferase, with product MGNESINWDKLGFDYIKTDKRYLSHWRDGAWDAGTLTDDNVLHISEGSTALHYGQQCFEGLKAYRCKDGSINLFRPDQNAARMQRSCARLLMPQVETEQFVEACKQVVRANERFIPPYGTGGALYLRPFVIGVGDNIGVRTAPEFIFSIFCIPVGAYFKGGLTPHNFLISSFDRAAPQGTGAAKVGGNYAASLMPGSQAKKASFADCIYLDPMTHSKIEEVGSANFFGITHDNTFVTPRSPSVLPGITRLSLIELAKSRLGLEVIEGDVFIDKLSDFKEAGACGTAAVITPIGGISYKDKLHVFHSETEVGPITQKLYKELTGVQTGDVEAPAGWIVKV from the coding sequence ATGGGTAACGAGAGCATCAATTGGGACAAACTGGGCTTTGACTACATCAAGACCGACAAGCGCTACCTGTCGCACTGGCGCGATGGCGCCTGGGACGCGGGCACCCTGACCGACGACAACGTGCTGCACATCAGCGAAGGTTCCACGGCCCTGCACTACGGTCAGCAGTGCTTCGAAGGCCTGAAGGCCTATCGTTGCAAGGACGGTTCGATCAACCTGTTCCGCCCGGACCAGAACGCCGCCCGCATGCAGCGCAGCTGTGCTCGCCTGCTGATGCCGCAGGTCGAGACCGAGCAGTTCGTCGAAGCCTGCAAGCAAGTGGTCCGCGCCAACGAGCGCTTCATCCCGCCTTATGGCACCGGCGGCGCGCTGTACCTGCGCCCGTTCGTGATCGGCGTGGGTGACAACATCGGCGTGCGCACCGCACCCGAGTTCATCTTCTCGATTTTCTGCATCCCGGTCGGCGCCTACTTCAAGGGCGGCCTGACCCCGCACAACTTCCTGATCTCCAGCTTCGACCGTGCCGCCCCGCAAGGCACCGGTGCGGCCAAGGTCGGTGGCAACTACGCCGCCAGCCTGATGCCCGGCTCCCAGGCCAAGAAGGCCAGTTTCGCCGACTGCATCTACCTGGACCCGATGACCCATTCGAAAATCGAGGAAGTCGGCTCGGCCAACTTCTTCGGCATCACCCACGACAACACATTCGTCACCCCAAGATCCCCTTCGGTCCTGCCGGGCATCACTCGCCTGTCATTGATCGAACTGGCCAAATCGCGCCTGGGCCTGGAAGTGATCGAAGGCGACGTGTTCATCGACAAGCTGTCGGACTTCAAGGAAGCCGGTGCCTGCGGTACCGCGGCGGTGATCACCCCGATTGGCGGCATCAGCTACAAGGACAAGCTGCACGTGTTCCACAGTGAAACCGAAGTCGGCCCGATCACCCAGAAGCTCTACAAGGAGCTGACCGGCGTGCAGACCGGCGACGTGGAAGCGCCGGCGGGTTGGATCGTCAAGGTTTGA
- the lpdA gene encoding dihydrolipoyl dehydrogenase — MQQTLNTTLLIIGGGPGGYVAAIRAGQLGISTILVEGQALGGTCLNIGCIPSKALIHVAEQFHQTRHHSQGSALGITVAAPTLDIGKSVEWKDGIVDRLTTGVAALLKKHKVQVIHGWAKVIDGKTVEVGDTRIQCEHLLLATGSKSVNLPMLPLGGPIISSTEALAPTSVPKHLVVVGGGYIGLELGIAYRKLGAEVSVVEAQERILPAYDGELTQPVHEALKQLGVKLYLKHSVEGFDAQASTLQVRDPNGDTLNLETDRVLVAVGRKPNTQGWNLAALDLAMNGSAVKIDSRCQTSMRNVWAIGDLSGEPMLAHRAMAQGEMVAELIAGQHREFNPTAIAAVCFTDPELVVVGKTPDEAKAAGLDCLVSSFPFAANGRAMTLESKSGFVRVVARRDNHLIVGWQAVGVGVSELSTAFGQSLEMGARLEDIAGTIHAHPTLGEAVQEAALRALGHALHL; from the coding sequence ATGCAACAGACTTTGAACACCACGCTGCTGATCATCGGCGGCGGCCCCGGCGGCTATGTGGCGGCGATCCGCGCCGGGCAATTGGGCATCTCGACCATCCTGGTGGAAGGCCAAGCGTTGGGCGGCACCTGCCTGAACATCGGTTGCATCCCGTCCAAGGCGTTGATCCATGTGGCCGAGCAGTTCCACCAGACCCGACATCACAGCCAGGGCTCGGCCCTGGGCATCACGGTGGCGGCGCCAACGCTGGACATCGGCAAGAGCGTGGAATGGAAGGACGGTATCGTCGATCGCCTGACCACCGGCGTCGCGGCATTGCTGAAAAAGCACAAGGTCCAGGTCATTCATGGCTGGGCCAAGGTGATCGATGGCAAGACGGTCGAGGTCGGCGATACCCGCATCCAATGCGAACACCTGCTGCTGGCCACCGGTTCGAAAAGCGTCAACCTGCCGATGCTGCCACTGGGCGGGCCAATCATTTCCTCCACCGAAGCCCTCGCCCCCACCTCGGTGCCCAAGCACCTGGTGGTGGTCGGTGGTGGCTACATCGGCCTGGAGCTGGGCATCGCCTATCGCAAGCTCGGCGCCGAGGTCAGCGTGGTCGAGGCCCAGGAGCGGATCCTGCCAGCTTACGACGGCGAGCTGACGCAACCGGTGCACGAGGCGCTCAAGCAACTGGGCGTGAAGCTGTACCTCAAGCATAGCGTCGAAGGGTTCGATGCCCAGGCCAGCACCTTGCAAGTGCGCGATCCCAATGGCGACACGCTGAACCTGGAGACCGATCGGGTGCTGGTAGCGGTCGGGCGCAAACCCAACACCCAGGGCTGGAACCTTGCAGCGCTGGACCTGGCGATGAACGGTTCGGCGGTGAAAATCGACAGTCGTTGCCAGACCAGCATGCGCAACGTCTGGGCCATCGGCGACCTGAGCGGCGAACCGATGCTCGCCCACCGGGCCATGGCCCAGGGCGAAATGGTCGCCGAGCTGATCGCCGGCCAGCATCGGGAGTTCAACCCGACCGCCATCGCCGCGGTGTGCTTCACCGACCCGGAACTGGTGGTGGTCGGCAAGACGCCGGACGAGGCCAAGGCTGCCGGGCTGGACTGCCTGGTTTCGAGCTTCCCGTTCGCCGCCAACGGTCGGGCCATGACCCTGGAATCAAAAAGCGGTTTCGTCCGGGTCGTGGCGCGCCGGGACAATCACCTGATCGTAGGCTGGCAAGCGGTCGGCGTCGGCGTGTCGGAGCTGTCCACGGCATTCGGCCAGTCCCTGGAAATGGGCGCGCGCCTGGAGGACATCGCCGGCACCATCCACGCCCATCCGACCCTGGGCGAGGCCGTGCAGGAAGCGGCGTTGCGGGCGTTGGGGCATGCGTTGCATCTGTGA
- a CDS encoding dihydrolipoamide acetyltransferase family protein, which yields MGTHVIKMPDIGEGIAEVELSVWHVKVGDMVVEDQVLADVMTDKAMVDIPSPVHGRVIALGGEPGEVMAVGSELIRIEVEGAGNLKESAQPAPAAAAAQAPKPAPVATPEPVLEKTAAPRPAPQAPVARDPDERPLASPAVRKHALDLGIQLRLVQGSGPAGRVLHEDLEAYLAQGPSSQAKGGSGYAERHDEQQIPVIGMRRKIAQRMQEATQRAAHFSYVEEIDVTALEELRVHLNEKHGASRGKLTLLPFLVRALVVALRDFPQMNARYDDEAQVINRSGAVHVGVATQSDVGLMVPVVRHAEARTLWDSAAEIARLATAARTGKASRDELSGSTITLTSLGALGGIVSTPVLNLPEVAIVGVNKIVERPMVIKGQIVIRKMMNLSSSFDHRVVDGMDAAQFIQALRGLLEQPATLFVE from the coding sequence ATGGGCACGCACGTTATCAAGATGCCGGACATTGGCGAAGGCATCGCCGAAGTTGAATTGTCGGTGTGGCACGTCAAGGTCGGCGACATGGTGGTCGAAGACCAGGTACTCGCCGATGTCATGACCGACAAGGCGATGGTGGACATCCCTTCGCCGGTGCATGGCCGGGTCATCGCCCTGGGCGGCGAGCCGGGTGAAGTCATGGCGGTGGGCAGCGAACTGATCCGCATTGAAGTCGAAGGTGCGGGTAACTTGAAAGAATCGGCACAACCGGCTCCCGCCGCGGCGGCTGCGCAGGCGCCGAAGCCGGCGCCAGTGGCCACGCCTGAACCGGTGCTGGAAAAGACCGCCGCCCCTCGCCCGGCGCCGCAAGCCCCGGTGGCCCGCGATCCCGACGAGCGTCCTCTGGCCTCGCCGGCCGTGCGCAAACACGCGCTGGACCTGGGCATTCAATTGCGTCTGGTCCAGGGCAGCGGCCCGGCCGGACGGGTCCTGCACGAAGACCTCGAAGCCTACCTGGCCCAGGGGCCGTCGTCCCAGGCCAAGGGCGGTTCGGGTTATGCCGAACGCCACGACGAGCAGCAGATCCCGGTGATCGGCATGCGCCGCAAGATCGCCCAGCGCATGCAGGAAGCGACCCAACGCGCGGCCCATTTCAGCTACGTCGAGGAAATCGACGTCACGGCCCTGGAAGAGCTGCGGGTTCACTTGAATGAAAAACACGGCGCCAGTCGCGGCAAGCTGACTTTGCTGCCGTTCCTGGTCCGCGCCCTGGTCGTGGCCCTGCGGGACTTTCCGCAGATGAATGCGCGCTACGACGACGAAGCCCAGGTCATCAATCGCTCAGGCGCGGTGCATGTGGGCGTCGCCACCCAGAGCGACGTTGGCCTGATGGTGCCGGTGGTGCGTCACGCCGAAGCCCGTACCCTGTGGGACAGCGCGGCGGAAATCGCCCGCCTGGCCACAGCAGCGCGCACGGGCAAGGCCAGTCGCGATGAACTGTCCGGCTCGACCATCACCCTGACCAGCCTCGGTGCCCTCGGCGGCATCGTCAGCACGCCGGTGCTGAACCTGCCGGAAGTGGCGATTGTCGGCGTGAACAAAATCGTCGAGCGGCCCATGGTGATCAAGGGTCAGATCGTGATCCGCAAGATGATGAACCTCTCCAGCTCCTTCGATCACCGGGTGGTCGACGGCATGGACGCGGCGCAATTCATCCAGGCCCTGCGCGGCTTGCTCGAACAACCCGCCACCCTGTTCGTGGAGTAA
- a CDS encoding alpha-ketoacid dehydrogenase subunit beta, producing MNDHNNNIALDTAMTTTTMTMIQALRSAMDVMLERDDNVVVFGQDVGYFGGVFRCTEGLQNKYGTSRVFDAPISESGIVGVAVGMGAYGLRPVAEIQFADYVYPASDQIISEAARLRYRSAGEFTAPMTLRMPCGGGIYGGQTHSQSIEAMFTQVCGLRTVMPSNPYDAKGLLIASIENDDPVIFLEPKRLYNGPFDGHHDRPVTPWSKHPSAQVPDGYYTVPLDVAAITRPGKDVTILTYGTTVYVSQVAAEETGIDAEVIDLRSLWPLDLETIVKSVKKTGRCVVVHEATRTCGFGAELVSLVQEHCFHHLEAPIERVTGWDTPYPHAQEWAYFPGPSRVGAALKRVMEV from the coding sequence ATGAACGATCACAACAACAATATTGCGTTGGACACCGCCATGACCACTACCACCATGACCATGATCCAGGCCCTGCGCTCGGCCATGGACGTGATGCTCGAGCGCGACGACAACGTCGTGGTGTTCGGCCAGGACGTGGGCTACTTCGGCGGCGTGTTCCGCTGCACCGAAGGCCTGCAGAACAAATACGGCACCTCGCGGGTGTTCGACGCACCGATTTCCGAAAGCGGCATCGTCGGCGTGGCGGTGGGCATGGGCGCCTACGGGCTGCGGCCGGTGGCCGAGATCCAGTTCGCCGACTACGTCTACCCGGCGTCGGACCAGATCATTTCCGAGGCGGCGCGCCTGCGCTATCGCTCGGCCGGCGAGTTCACCGCGCCGATGACCCTGCGCATGCCCTGCGGCGGCGGCATCTACGGCGGCCAGACCCACAGCCAGAGCATCGAGGCGATGTTCACCCAGGTCTGCGGCCTGCGCACCGTGATGCCATCCAACCCCTACGACGCCAAGGGCTTGCTGATCGCCTCCATCGAAAACGATGACCCGGTGATCTTCCTCGAACCCAAGCGCCTGTATAACGGCCCGTTCGACGGCCACCACGACCGCCCGGTAACCCCGTGGTCGAAACACCCCTCGGCCCAGGTTCCGGACGGTTACTACACCGTACCGCTGGACGTCGCCGCCATCACCCGTCCGGGCAAGGACGTGACAATTCTCACCTACGGCACCACGGTCTACGTTTCCCAAGTGGCGGCCGAAGAAACCGGCATCGACGCCGAAGTCATCGACCTGCGCAGCCTCTGGCCGCTGGACCTTGAGACCATCGTCAAATCCGTGAAGAAGACCGGCCGTTGCGTGGTCGTCCACGAAGCCACCCGCACCTGCGGTTTCGGCGCCGAACTGGTGTCGTTGGTGCAAGAACACTGCTTCCACCACCTGGAAGCGCCCATCGAGCGTGTCACCGGTTGGGACACCCCCTACCCGCATGCGCAGGAGTGGGCGTATTTCCCTGGGCCGTCCCGAGTGGGCGCGGCGTTGAAACGGGTCATGGAGGTCTGA
- a CDS encoding 3-methyl-2-oxobutanoate dehydrogenase (2-methylpropanoyl-transferring) subunit alpha yields MNPAYEPLRLHVPEPSGRPGCKTDFSYLHLSDAGTVRKPPIDVEPADTADLARSLIRVLDDQGNALGDWAADIPVEILRKGMRAMLKTRIYDNRMVVAQRQKKMSFYMQSLGEEAIGSAQALALNIDDMCFPTYRQQSILMAREVPLVDLICQLLSNERDPLKGRQLPIMYSVKDAGFFTISGNLATQFIQGVGWGMASAIKGDTKIASAWIGDGATAESDFHTALTFAHVYRAPVILNVVNNQWAISTFQAIAGGEATTFAGRGVGCGIASLRVDGNDFMAVYAASRWAAERARRNLGPALIEWVTYRAGPHSTSDDPSKYRPADDWSHFPLGDPIARLKQHMVKIGQWSEEEHAAVSAELEAEVIAAQKEAEQYGTLAGGQIPSAATMFEDVYKEMPEHLKRQRQQLGI; encoded by the coding sequence ATGAACCCAGCGTACGAACCGCTACGCCTGCACGTCCCCGAACCCTCGGGCCGTCCCGGCTGCAAGACCGACTTTTCCTACCTGCATCTGTCCGATGCCGGCACAGTGCGCAAACCTCCCATCGACGTCGAACCCGCCGACACCGCCGACCTGGCCCGCAGCCTGATCCGCGTGCTCGATGACCAGGGCAATGCCTTGGGCGACTGGGCGGCGGACATTCCCGTCGAGATCCTGCGCAAAGGCATGCGTGCCATGCTCAAGACGCGCATCTACGACAACCGCATGGTGGTCGCCCAACGCCAGAAAAAGATGTCGTTCTACATGCAAAGCCTTGGCGAAGAAGCCATCGGCAGCGCCCAGGCCCTGGCGTTGAACATCGACGACATGTGCTTCCCCACCTACCGCCAGCAAAGCATCCTGATGGCCCGCGAGGTGCCGCTGGTGGACCTGATCTGCCAACTGCTGTCTAACGAGCGCGATCCGCTCAAGGGCCGGCAATTGCCGATCATGTACTCGGTCAAGGACGCCGGTTTCTTCACCATTTCCGGCAACCTCGCCACGCAATTCATCCAGGGCGTGGGCTGGGGCATGGCCTCGGCGATCAAGGGCGACACCAAGATCGCCTCGGCCTGGATCGGTGACGGCGCCACCGCCGAATCGGACTTCCACACCGCCCTCACCTTCGCCCACGTCTACCGGGCGCCGGTGATCCTCAACGTGGTCAACAACCAGTGGGCGATCTCCACCTTCCAGGCCATTGCCGGCGGTGAAGCCACGACGTTCGCCGGACGCGGCGTCGGTTGCGGTATCGCCTCCCTGCGTGTCGATGGCAACGATTTCATGGCGGTCTACGCCGCCTCGCGCTGGGCCGCCGAACGTGCCCGCCGCAACCTCGGCCCGGCGCTGATCGAATGGGTCACCTACCGCGCCGGCCCGCACTCCACCTCGGACGATCCCTCCAAATACCGCCCCGCCGACGACTGGAGCCACTTCCCGCTGGGCGATCCGATTGCCCGCCTCAAACAGCACATGGTCAAGATCGGCCAGTGGTCCGAAGAGGAACATGCGGCGGTCAGCGCCGAACTCGAAGCCGAGGTGATCGCCGCGCAGAAGGAAGCCGAACAGTACGGCACCCTCGCCGGCGGGCAGATTCCCAGCGCCGCGACCATGTTCGAAGACGTCTACAAAGAGATGCCGGAGCACTTGAAGCGCCAGCGTCAGCAGTTGGGGATCTGA
- the bkdR gene encoding Bkd operon transcriptional regulator BkdR yields MRKLDRTDIGILNSLQENARITNADLARSVNLSPTPCFNRVRAMEELGVIREQVTLLDADLLGLHVNVFIHVSLEKQVEEALQHFEEAISDRPEVMECYLMAGDPDYLIRVLVPTIQSLERFMMDFLTKVPGVANIRSSFALKQVRYKTALPLPANGLTLGT; encoded by the coding sequence ATGCGTAAATTGGATCGCACCGACATCGGCATTCTGAACAGCCTTCAGGAAAACGCCCGCATCACCAACGCCGATCTCGCCCGTTCGGTCAATCTGTCGCCGACGCCGTGCTTCAACCGGGTCCGGGCGATGGAGGAGTTGGGCGTGATCCGCGAGCAGGTCACGCTGCTGGATGCCGACCTGCTGGGGTTGCACGTCAACGTGTTCATCCATGTGAGCCTGGAGAAGCAGGTGGAGGAAGCGTTGCAGCACTTCGAGGAGGCGATTTCCGACCGGCCGGAGGTGATGGAGTGCTACCTGATGGCCGGCGATCCGGACTACCTGATCCGCGTGCTGGTGCCGACCATCCAGTCGCTGGAGCGGTTCATGATGGACTTCCTGACCAAGGTCCCGGGGGTGGCGAACATCCGTTCGAGCTTTGCCCTCAAGCAGGTGCGCTACAAGACCGCGCTGCCGTTGCCGGCCAATGGGCTGACCTTGGGAACCTGA
- a CDS encoding MBL fold metallo-hydrolase: protein MPAQIQSFLDPASKTYTHVIFEHDGGQCAVVDPVLDYDPTSGRTATEQADRVIDFVGEHRLNVQWLLETHAHADHLSAAPYLRQKLGGKIAIGQSINQVQSVFKALFNLEPQFAVDGSQFDHLFAADESFLIGNLKATALHVPGHTPADMAYLIDGDVILVGDTLFMPDVGTARCDFPGGNAHQLYASIRKLLAFPAGVRLYVCHDYPPEEREPHCMSTVGEQRQHNIHVRDGIDEASFVAMRTQRDKTLGMPTLLLPAIQVNVRAGHLPPAEDNGVTYLKIPINQL, encoded by the coding sequence ATGCCCGCGCAGATCCAAAGCTTTCTCGACCCCGCCTCAAAGACCTATACCCACGTCATTTTCGAGCACGACGGGGGGCAATGCGCGGTGGTCGATCCAGTGCTCGACTACGACCCGACGTCGGGACGCACCGCCACCGAACAGGCCGACCGGGTGATCGACTTCGTGGGCGAACACCGATTGAACGTGCAATGGCTACTGGAAACCCATGCCCACGCCGACCACTTGTCGGCCGCGCCCTACCTGCGCCAGAAACTGGGCGGCAAGATTGCCATCGGCCAGTCCATCAACCAGGTCCAGAGCGTCTTCAAGGCGCTGTTCAACCTCGAACCGCAATTCGCGGTGGACGGCTCGCAGTTCGATCACCTGTTCGCCGCCGACGAGTCCTTCCTCATTGGCAACCTCAAGGCCACCGCCCTGCACGTGCCCGGCCACACCCCGGCGGACATGGCTTACCTGATCGATGGCGACGTGATCCTGGTGGGCGACACGCTGTTCATGCCCGACGTAGGCACCGCCCGTTGCGACTTCCCCGGCGGCAATGCCCATCAGCTCTACGCCTCGATCCGCAAGCTGCTGGCCTTCCCCGCCGGAGTGCGGCTGTACGTGTGCCACGACTATCCACCGGAGGAACGCGAGCCCCACTGCATGAGCACCGTGGGCGAGCAGCGCCAGCACAACATTCATGTCCGCGATGGCATCGATGAAGCTTCGTTCGTGGCCATGCGTACCCAGCGCGACAAGACGCTGGGCATGCCGACGCTGCTGTTGCCGGCGATCCAGGTGAATGTGCGGGCCGGCCATCTGCCGCCGGCCGAGGACAATGGCGTGACGTACCTGAAGATTCCGATCAATCAGCTTTAG